In the genome of Fusobacterium perfoetens, one region contains:
- a CDS encoding ferritin-like domain-containing protein — protein sequence RANFEGECTEVGMYLAMSRVADREGYPEVAEAYKRIAFEEAEHAAKFAELLGECVTDSTEKNLSMRVEAEYGATAGKFDIAKRAKMLGFDAIHDTVHEMAKDEARHGKAFTGLLNRYFGK from the coding sequence TAAGAGCTAACTTTGAAGGAGAATGTACAGAAGTTGGAATGTACTTAGCAATGTCAAGAGTAGCTGACAGAGAAGGATATCCAGAAGTAGCAGAAGCTTACAAAAGAATAGCTTTTGAAGAAGCAGAACACGCAGCAAAATTTGCTGAATTATTAGGAGAATGTGTAACTGACTCTACAGAGAAAAACTTATCTATGAGAGTAGAAGCTGAATATGGAGCAACAGCAGGAAAATTCGACATCGCTAAAAGAGCAAAAATGTTAGGATTTGACGCTATCCACGATACAGTTCATGAAATGGCAAAAGACGAAGCAAGACATGGAAAAGCATTCACTGGATTATTAAACAGATACTTTGGAAAATAA